GGCTTTGGACACGCCCGCTGATCAGCGCACCGCGGAACAGAAAAAACTGGCCCAGGAGGCGGCCACCCTGCTCAAGGTCAGTTGGGATGAAATCGTGGCGGCCTTGTCTCCCGCGGACCGCGAACGCCGAGCGGAGTTGAAAGAGCGCCTCCATGCCTTGCAAGCCCGCCTTCCCCCTCCGCCCGCCCAGGCCTGGGCCATCCGCAATGAGGAACCGATCCCGACCTTCATCCTCAAGCGGGGCGAACCCCATCGCAAACTGGTCAGTGTGGTGCCCGCTTTCCCGCGGGTTCTGACGACCGCCGCCGCCACTCCTCAGTCCCGCCTGGACCTGGCCCGCTGGCTGACCCGCCCGGATCATCCCCTGACGGCACGCGTGATAGTCAACCGCCTCTGGCAGCACTACTTTGGCCGCGGCCTCGTACCCACCGCCGATGACTTCGGCCTGCGCGGCCAACCCCCGACTCATCCCGAATTGCTCGACTATCTCGCCCTGGAGTTGGTCGAGCACCGCTGGTCCCTCAAACACATCCACCGCCTGATCGTCACTTCCGCGACCTACCGGCAGTCATCCCTGACCACTCACGGACAGCAGCGCGACCCGGAAAATCGGCTCCTGTGGCGCATGAACCGTCAGCGGCTTGATGCTGAGGCGCTCCGCGACGCCATTCTGACCGCCGCCGGCACACTCAACCGCCAGGTCGGCGGACCCTCGGTGCGCGTGCCTCTGGAGCCGGAAGTGTACGCCCTCATCTTCACCGAAGGGGAACCGGATGGCCTCTGGCCCGTCACGCCGGACCCCGCGCAGCACACCCGCCGTTCCATTTACCTGTTCCGCAAGCGCAACGTCCGCCTGCCACTGCTGGAGGTTTTCGACCAACCGGATACTCTCAACCCCTGTTGCGTCCGGCCGGTGAGCACCTTCGCGCCGCAAGCCTTGATCCTCATGAATTCCCCCTTCGTGCGGGAGCAGGGCCTGGCTCTGGCTGCCCTCCTCTTCCGCCAATGCCCCGCTGACGCTGGAAAGCGCCTCGAACAGTTGTTCCGCCGCTGTTACGGACGCGCTCCCACGCCCGCCGAACGCCAAATGGCGGAAGAGTTCCTCCGCGAGCAGCAGGAGACGCTCCGCGACCGCCTCCGTGCCCGTCAGCCTTTGGGCATCGACCCGCGCGCATTTCCGCCAGAGACCGACCTGGCCCAAGCGCGAGCCTGGGCGGACCTGGCGGTCGTCCTCTTCAACACGCACGAGTTTGTGTACAAACCGTGAGGCCCTGTCCTTCCCCTGGGCAGGTGGAAATCCGCCGGTCTTCCAGGTGAGGGGCGCGCCTTTGGGATCGAGTCGGCGAGGCCCTTTCCTCCGTGCAAGCGGTCAGTCCTTTGGACCAGGTCCGCGAGACCTGACGCACCTCGCCAGGGGTTCCCCTTGCACTCCGGCGGCCTGCGGCGGTAGAGTGGAGAAGATGCTTCCCGAACCGCTCCGGAAGCTCAGGTCCCGGCACCCCGGAAAGGAATCCGATCGTGAGAGGATGGCACGCGCGCAGCCCAGAACCCAGCCGCTGGGAAAGCGGTCACGCCGAGGAGGGATGGTGGGAGGAAGTCCAGCAGGCCCAGGATCAGGCCCGCCGATGTTTGCTGGCCCAGCAGCGTCCCGATGGCCACTGGTGCGCCGAACTGCAAGGGGATACTATCCTGGAGTCGGAATTCATCCTCCTGCTAGCCATTCTGGGGCAACGCCAGGATGAGCGCATCGGACGGCTCGCGAACTACATCCGACGCCAGCAATTGCCGGAGGGGGGATGGTCCACCTATCCCGGCGGCCCGGCGGACGCCAGTGTGTCGGTCAAAGCCTATTTTGCTCTCAAGATCGCCGGAGATCGGGCGGATGCTCCGCACATGGAACGCGCCGCGGCCCAGATTCGCCAGCTCGGCGGTGCGGAAGCCGTCAACTCCTTCACCCGCTTCTATCTCGCCGCCCTGGGACAGATTCCCTACGACGCCTGCCCGACCGTGCCGGTGGAACTCATCCTCCTGCCCCGCTGGTTCCCCATCAATCTCTATGCCATGTCGGCCTGGAGCCGGACCATTTTCGTCCCGCTTTCCTTGGTCAACGCTTACAAGCCGGTCACGCTGCTGCCGGAAACCCTGCACATTCGGGAACTGTTTTTGACTCCGCCGCAGCAGTGGCGCCTGACCGCCAAGGCGCCGCAGGGGCTGCTGACCTGGACCCGCGCCTTCCTGCTGGTGGATCGGTTCCTGAAGTTTCTGGAGCGGCGGGGCTGGACGCCCTGGCGCCGGCGGGCGATGGAGCGTGCCCTGGACTGGATGCGCCAGCGCTGGCAGGATAGCGACGGCCTGGGAGCAATCTTCCCCCCGATGGTGTACCATGCCCTGGTGCTGCACTGCCTGGGGAAAGGGCCGGATGATCCGGAAATGCAGGCCGTCCTGGAACAATTGGCGGGGCTGATCCTGGAGGGGGAAGAAAGCCTGCGGGTGCAACCCTGCCTGTCGCCCGTGTGGGATACGGCACTGGCGGTGCATGCTCTGGCGGAAACGGGAGCGGAGCCGGAAGCTGTCCTATCCGCCGCGCGCTGGCTCCTTGGCCGCGAAATCCGCCAGCCGGGCGATTGGGCCGTGCGCGTCCGCGAAGCTGAACCCAGCGGCTGGTGCTTCGAGTACCGCAATCCGTATTATCCCGACGTGGATGACACAGCGATGGTACTCTTGGCCCTGGCCCGCAGCGGGGCCGCCCCGGAAGCCGGGGATACGGTGGCGCGGGCGTGCCGCTGGCTCCTGGCCATGCAGAACCGCAACGGCGGATGGGCCGCCTTCGACCGCGACATCGAAAACCCTCTGCTGGAAAAAGTCCCCTTCGCCGATCACAATGCCATGCTCGATCCCGCCTGCCCGGACATCACGGGCCGGGTCCTGGAAGCCCTGAGCCACTACGGCTACCGCCTCGGCCATCTGGCAGTCGATCGCGCTGTGCAATTTCTCCTGGCGCGCCAGGAAGAGTCGGGCGCCTGGTTCGGACGCTGGGGGGTCAATTACCTCTACGGGACATGGCAGGTGCTCAGCGGCTTGCGGGCGGTCGGGTTCGATCTCCAGCACCCGGCGGTGCGGCGTGCAGTCCGCTGGCTCAAGGAAGTGCAAAACCCTGACGGCGGATGGGGCGAAAGCTGCCGCAGCTACGACGACCCCGCCTGGGCCGGACAGGGCGAATCCACCGCTTCCCAAACCGCCTGGGCCATCCTGGGATTGCTCGCTGCGGGTGAAAAAGACGGCCCGGAAGTCCGAGCGGGAATCGAATTCCTCCTCGGCACCCAGAAAGCGGAGGGACACTGGCAGGAAACGGCCTTCACCGGCACGGGCTTCCCCCGCGTCTTCTACCTGAAATACCACCTCTATCCGCTCTACTTCCCGCTCTTGGCCTTGAGCCGGTACGCCCGCCTGGCCCGGACCCCCACCCCCCCCCCCCCCCCCCCCCCCCCCCCCCCCCCCCCCCCCCCCCCCCCCGCCGCAACGCTCTCCCTGGATGACGGACGCCGCTCCTCCTCACGCTCCGGTCGTGCCAACCCCGAGGTGATGAGCTGCCTGCACCCTCAACGATTCCCCCACGGAGGTCTTATGCGATTCCCCCTTTCGCTCACCGCTGACTTGACCGCCTACATGCTGCGGCAAAAACTCCGGCGACAGCGCCGCTTCCCTTTGGTCCTGATGCTCGAACCCCTCCACGCCTGCAACCTGACCTGTACCGGCTGCGGGCGGATCCGCGAATACGAATCCACCATCCGGGAAAAACTCAGTGTGGAACAATGCCTGGAATCTGTCGATGAGGCGGGAGCACCAATCGTCAGTATCTGTGGGGGGGAACCTTTGATTTATCCTCACATTGGGGAATTGGTGCGCGGCATCTTAAAACGCCGCAAACATATCTATCTATGCACTAATGGTGTCTATCTGGAGAAGAAATTGCATTTGTTCCGCCCCACATCCCGCTTCTTTTTCAACGTCCATTTGGACGGTTTGGAAGAGACGCACGACCGGTTGGTGGAACGGCCGGGGGTGTTCCGCGCAGCCATTGCGGGAATCCAGGCAGCCAAGCGTGCCGGCTTTCTGGTCTGCACCAACACGACGGTGTACCGGGAAACGGAAATCGCCGAGATCGACGCCTTGTTCGCCTATCTGACCGAGTTGGGAGTCGATGGCTTTCTGCTGTCACCGGCTTATGGCTACGCGGCGGTGCACCGGACCAATCCCCAAGGGGCCGCGGAGATTTTCCTCACCCGCGATGAGATTCGGGCCAAGTTCCAGCAAGCCCAGCATCTGTTTCATAAATACAAACTCACCACCTCGCCTATTTATTGGGAATTCCTCCAGGGCAAACGTGAATTGACGTGTGCCGCCTGGGCGAGTCCTACACGCAATGTCCGCGGTTGGAAGGGACCGTGTTATCTCATCACCGATGCCCATTATGATTCTTTCCAGGACCTTATGGAGAATACACCGTGGGAGAATTATGGCTATGGTAAGGACCCGCGGTGCGAACATTGCCTGATGCATTCGGGGTATGAGACGGCGGCGGCTTTGGGAATGAACGCCCGCCTCCGGGACGGCTGGAAGATGTTGCTATGGCAATTGACCTGAGCGGGCCGGTGATCGTCATTTTCTGCGCGCTGGAACGGGAGGCTGACGTCCTCCGCCGCCGCCTGCGGCACTACCGGCAGGTGCAGATTCAGACAAGCGGCATGGGTTATGCGGCAGCCCGGCAGTGTGCCGAGAGACGGTTGCAGCGGGAGCCGCGCCCCCATCTGGTCGTGGCCGCCGGCTTTTGTGGTGCTCTGCGGCCCGACCTGCGTGCGGGCGATATTGTCTGCGATGCCGCCGTGCACACTGTGCCCCACGTCCTCAGCACGCCGGAGGAAAAACAGCTCTGGGCGAAGCAAACCGCAGCCCTGGCGGTGGACCTGGAATCGGCAGCGGTGACAGAGGCCTGCCAGCGCTTCGGCGTGCCCTGCCGCGTGATCCGTTCCGTCTCCGATACCTGCAAGCAGGCGATTCCCCGCGAACTGCTCGATTGCTGGGTGGAGCAACGGCTGCGGGTGCGCAAGTTCCTCCACTGCGTGTGGCGGCGCCCCGCCCTCCTCGGCGAGTTGGTCCGGCTGGGGTGGCAAAGCCGCCGGGCCGCTCAAACCCTGGCTGCCGCCGTCGAAGATTGCGTGAAACAATTCCTGATGCGGAAAGACAAGGAGCTTTCCACGTCCCACACGCCGACTGCCCTGAATCCCCGATGAGCCTGCTCCGAACCCCCGAAGATGCCTGAGCGATCCTCGCGAGGATGCCTGGGCGATCCTCGCCTGGGCGGTCCGGAACCGTCCTAGGCCACGACGATGTTGACGAGCCGACCGGGGACGACTTTGACCATCTTGACCGTCTTACCGGCTATGTGGGATTGGACTTGGGGATCGGCCAGGGCCGCGGCTTGAACGGCGGCCTCGTCGCTGTCGGCGGCCACGCGCAGGCGGGAACGCACCTTGCCGTTGATCTGGATCGGGATTTCGATCTCCTCTTCGCGGAGCAATTCGGGATCGTAAGTCGGCCAGGGTTCATACGCCAGGGACTGGGCATGGCCCAGGATGCGCCACAGTTCCTCGGCGATGTGGGGGGCGTAGGGCGAGAGCAACAGGACGAAGGTTTGCAACACCTGCCGCGGCCGGACGCTGAGCCGGGTCAGGTGATTGACGAACTCCATCATGGCAGCGATGGCCGTGTTGAACCGCAGGGCTTCGGTGTCCTCGGTCACTTTGCGGATGGTGCGGTGGAGGAGGCGGAGGGTCTCCCGATCCGGGGGGACATCCTGGACGGCAGGATGCAGCACGGCTTGCTCGGCCGCTTCATCGACGATCAAGCGCCAGACACGACAGAGGAAGCGATAGACCCCTTCCACGCCGCGGGTGTTCCAGGGTTTGACCGCCTCCAGCGGCCCCATGAACATTTCGTAGAGGCGCAGGCTGTCGGCGCCGTACTCCCGGACGATGTCATCGGGGTTGATGACGTTGCCGCGGCTCTTGGACATTTTGTCCGCCCGCCCGGTGAGTTCCAGGTCCGTCCCCTTGAGGAACATCTTTCCTTTGCGTTTTTCGACCATTTCCTCCGGCAGTGTCAGCCATTTGCCATCGACCCCGGCGACTTTGAGGACGTAGCTCGCCTCCGCGCCGCCGTCGTCCTTGCCTTCGCGCAGAACGGCCCGGATGCCCATCGCTTCCAGCTTTGGGCGGTAGCGTTCATAGTCCGCCGGGGTGATGTGGTATTCGTATTCCCCCAGGATCATGCCCTGATTGACGAGGCGCTGGAATGGTTCCGGGCAGGGGACGTAGCCGCGGTCGTAGAGGACCTTGTGCCAGAAGCGGGCATAGAGCAGGTGCAGTACGGCATGTTCCGCGCCGCCGACGTAGAGGTCCACCGGCAGCCAGTAGCGGAGTTTGTCCGGATCGGCGAACTGCTCATCATTGTGGGGGTCGATGTAGCGGAGGTAGTACCAGCAGGAGCCGGCCCATTGGGGCATGGTGTTGGTTTCGCGGCGGTATTTTTTGCCGTTACGGAGGACTTCGACCCAATCTTTGGCTTTGGCCAGGGGTCCTTCCGGGGAGCCGGTGGGGCGGAAGTCTTCCAGCTCGGGGGGTAGGAGGGGCAGCTCGCTGGGGGAAAGCGGCAGGACTTCGCCATCTTCGCCGTGGAGGATGGGGAAGGGTTCGCCCCAGTAGCGCTGGCGGCTGAAAAGCCAGTCACGCAGCTTGTACTGTACGCGCCGCTGACCCAGCCCCTGAGCTTGCAGCCATTCGATCATCCGCTCCTTGGCCTGGGGCGTGGGCAAGCCGTTGAGGAAGTCCGAATGGATGGAAATGCCATCCCCCACGAAGGCGGCGGTAAAGTGCTCCAGGGTACTGCCGGTCTGCTGGAGCCATTCGGGCGGCGGCTGCACGACCGGGACGATCGGCAAGCCATACTGGCGAGCAAAGGCATAGTCCCGTTCGTCGTGGGCCGGCACAGCCATGATGGCGCCGGTGCCATAGCTGGCGAGTACGTAATCCGCGATCCAGATCGGGATTTTCTGGCCGTTGACCGGGTTGATGGCGTAGGCGCCGGTGAAGACGCCTGTTTTTTCCTTGGCGATTTCCGTGCGTTCCAGATCGCTTTTGCGGGCGGCCTGGGCTTGATAGGCTTCCACGGCGGCGCGCTGCGACTCCGTCGTCAGTTGTCCTACGAGGGGATGTTCCGGGGCCAGGACCATGTAGGTGGCGCCGAAGAGCGTATCCGGCCGGGTGGTGAAAACGGTAATGCGGACATCGGAGCCGGCGACGCGGAAGTGCACCTCGGCGCCTTCGCTGCGGCCGATCCAGTTCCGCTGCATCTGCTTGATCGATTCCGGCCAGTCCACCAGCTCTAGGTCTTCGAGCAGCCGCTCGGCATAGGCAGTGATGCGGAGGAGCCACTGCCGCAGGGGTCGGCGTTCCACCGGGTAGCCGCCGCGCTCGCTCTTACCGTCGATGACTTCCTCGTTGGCCAGGACGGTCCCCAGGGCCGGGCACCAATTCACCGGCACCTCGGCCTGATAGGCCAGGCGGTGGGCATCCTGGTAGCGGCGGATCGCCTGCGGTCCCTGGGCTTGGACTTCCGGGGGAATGGGCAGCTCGGCAATCGGCCGGCCTTTGCGCGCCACGGGATCGTACCAGGTGTCGTAGATCAGCAGGAAGATCCATTGCGTCCATTTGAAGTAGCGGGGGTCGGTCGTGTCGATCTCCCGGTCCCAATCGTAGCTGAAGCCGAGGGACTGAATCTGGCGGCGGAAGGTAGCGATGTTTTGCTGGGTGGTGATACGGGGATGGACATTTTTCTCGATGGCATATTGCTCCGCGGGCAGGCCGTAGGCATCCCAACCCATGGGGTGAAGGACGTGGTAGCCCCGCATGCGCTTGTAACGGGCCAGGATGTCGGTGGCGGTGTAACCCTCCGGATGGCCGACGTGCAAGCCCGCCCCGCTGGGGTAGGGGAACATGTCTAGCACGTAGTATTTGGGCTTGCCCTGGACGCTTGGTTCGTTCGGCTCGGGTGTCCGAAACGTCTTTTCCCGCAGCCAGTATTCCTGCCAGCGGCGCTCGATCACCGCGGGATGATAAGTCGGCATAGTACGCCCACCTCAGGCCATTCCCATCCCATCGCTCTGGCTTGGGCCATTGCCATCCAACCGTATGGCTCAAGCCATACTGTATGGGTCAAGCGATTCCCATCCCATCGCTCTAGTTCAAGCCATTCCCATCCAATCGCATGTGAATTGGCTTATGCCGAGGGGGAAAGGGTGGCTAGCGCGGCCCGGCACACCCAGGCGAACGGAACGAGCGAAGGGCAGGACCTAGGGGACAGGGGCAGGCGGTCCGGCTGGCCTACCTGCTGCTCTCCCGCGGTCAGGGC
This window of the Thermogemmata fonticola genome carries:
- a CDS encoding DUF1549 and DUF1553 domain-containing protein, translated to MRRSSHQSRQGGVRWGMPAALALVGLAAAALAQSSYQDPPLTPQDRTHWAFLPPKKSSPPLVTNKAYSPRNAVDAFIYARLQQAGLAPSPEADKRTLIRRLHFDLIGLPPTPEEVDAFLQDPAPDAYEKLVDRLLASPHFGERQAQHWLDVVRFAETNGYELDGERPHAWRYRDYVIRSFNADKPYDRFLTEQLAGDELAAGQDPRQAAELWIATGMHRCGPVHIVSGNLDQEMLRQERLTEMVKGVGTAFLALTVDCARCHDHKFDPFSMGDYYRLQAFFSAARYAEIDIATEEEKAAYKKQAAPLQAEMAELRKQVAAIEAPYRAALVQAKRAKLEPRYRQALDTPADQRTAEQKKLAQEAATLLKVSWDEIVAALSPADRERRAELKERLHALQARLPPPPAQAWAIRNEEPIPTFILKRGEPHRKLVSVVPAFPRVLTTAAATPQSRLDLARWLTRPDHPLTARVIVNRLWQHYFGRGLVPTADDFGLRGQPPTHPELLDYLALELVEHRWSLKHIHRLIVTSATYRQSSLTTHGQQRDPENRLLWRMNRQRLDAEALRDAILTAAGTLNRQVGGPSVRVPLEPEVYALIFTEGEPDGLWPVTPDPAQHTRRSIYLFRKRNVRLPLLEVFDQPDTLNPCCVRPVSTFAPQALILMNSPFVREQGLALAALLFRQCPADAGKRLEQLFRRCYGRAPTPAERQMAEEFLREQQETLRDRLRARQPLGIDPRAFPPETDLAQARAWADLAVVLFNTHEFVYKP
- the leuS gene encoding leucine--tRNA ligase produces the protein MPTYHPAVIERRWQEYWLREKTFRTPEPNEPSVQGKPKYYVLDMFPYPSGAGLHVGHPEGYTATDILARYKRMRGYHVLHPMGWDAYGLPAEQYAIEKNVHPRITTQQNIATFRRQIQSLGFSYDWDREIDTTDPRYFKWTQWIFLLIYDTWYDPVARKGRPIAELPIPPEVQAQGPQAIRRYQDAHRLAYQAEVPVNWCPALGTVLANEEVIDGKSERGGYPVERRPLRQWLLRITAYAERLLEDLELVDWPESIKQMQRNWIGRSEGAEVHFRVAGSDVRITVFTTRPDTLFGATYMVLAPEHPLVGQLTTESQRAAVEAYQAQAARKSDLERTEIAKEKTGVFTGAYAINPVNGQKIPIWIADYVLASYGTGAIMAVPAHDERDYAFARQYGLPIVPVVQPPPEWLQQTGSTLEHFTAAFVGDGISIHSDFLNGLPTPQAKERMIEWLQAQGLGQRRVQYKLRDWLFSRQRYWGEPFPILHGEDGEVLPLSPSELPLLPPELEDFRPTGSPEGPLAKAKDWVEVLRNGKKYRRETNTMPQWAGSCWYYLRYIDPHNDEQFADPDKLRYWLPVDLYVGGAEHAVLHLLYARFWHKVLYDRGYVPCPEPFQRLVNQGMILGEYEYHITPADYERYRPKLEAMGIRAVLREGKDDGGAEASYVLKVAGVDGKWLTLPEEMVEKRKGKMFLKGTDLELTGRADKMSKSRGNVINPDDIVREYGADSLRLYEMFMGPLEAVKPWNTRGVEGVYRFLCRVWRLIVDEAAEQAVLHPAVQDVPPDRETLRLLHRTIRKVTEDTEALRFNTAIAAMMEFVNHLTRLSVRPRQVLQTFVLLLSPYAPHIAEELWRILGHAQSLAYEPWPTYDPELLREEEIEIPIQINGKVRSRLRVAADSDEAAVQAAALADPQVQSHIAGKTVKMVKVVPGRLVNIVVA
- the shc gene encoding squalene--hopene cyclase, encoding MRGWHARSPEPSRWESGHAEEGWWEEVQQAQDQARRCLLAQQRPDGHWCAELQGDTILESEFILLLAILGQRQDERIGRLANYIRRQQLPEGGWSTYPGGPADASVSVKAYFALKIAGDRADAPHMERAAAQIRQLGGAEAVNSFTRFYLAALGQIPYDACPTVPVELILLPRWFPINLYAMSAWSRTIFVPLSLVNAYKPVTLLPETLHIRELFLTPPQQWRLTAKAPQGLLTWTRAFLLVDRFLKFLERRGWTPWRRRAMERALDWMRQRWQDSDGLGAIFPPMVYHALVLHCLGKGPDDPEMQAVLEQLAGLILEGEESLRVQPCLSPVWDTALAVHALAETGAEPEAVLSAARWLLGREIRQPGDWAVRVREAEPSGWCFEYRNPYYPDVDDTAMVLLALARSGAAPEAGDTVARACRWLLAMQNRNGGWAAFDRDIENPLLEKVPFADHNAMLDPACPDITGRVLEALSHYGYRLGHLAVDRAVQFLLARQEESGAWFGRWGVNYLYGTWQVLSGLRAVGFDLQHPAVRRAVRWLKEVQNPDGGWGESCRSYDDPAWAGQGESTASQTAWAILGLLAAGEKDGPEVRAGIEFLLGTQKAEGHWQETAFTGTGFPRVFYLKYHLYPLYFPLLALSRYARLARTPTPPPPPPPPPPPPPPPPAATLSLDDGRRSSSRSGRANPEVMSCLHPQRFPHGGLMRFPLSLTADLTAYMLRQKLRRQRRFPLVLMLEPLHACNLTCTGCGRIREYESTIREKLSVEQCLESVDEAGAPIVSICGGEPLIYPHIGELVRGILKRRKHIYLCTNGVYLEKKLHLFRPTSRFFFNVHLDGLEETHDRLVERPGVFRAAIAGIQAAKRAGFLVCTNTTVYRETEIAEIDALFAYLTELGVDGFLLSPAYGYAAVHRTNPQGAAEIFLTRDEIRAKFQQAQHLFHKYKLTTSPIYWEFLQGKRELTCAAWASPTRNVRGWKGPCYLITDAHYDSFQDLMENTPWENYGYGKDPRCEHCLMHSGYETAAALGMNARLRDGWKMLLWQLT
- a CDS encoding phosphorylase family protein, with product MAIDLSGPVIVIFCALEREADVLRRRLRHYRQVQIQTSGMGYAAARQCAERRLQREPRPHLVVAAGFCGALRPDLRAGDIVCDAAVHTVPHVLSTPEEKQLWAKQTAALAVDLESAAVTEACQRFGVPCRVIRSVSDTCKQAIPRELLDCWVEQRLRVRKFLHCVWRRPALLGELVRLGWQSRRAAQTLAAAVEDCVKQFLMRKDKELSTSHTPTALNPR